The DNA window TCTAGGATTAAGTTTGTTACATCTCCGATCActgcaaatcaaatcaaacaagcACATCATTTAGAATCGAGTAAATGATCAAATGATTCGAAGAGCTTCAACTTGCATATGGCAGGCATATATACCGATGGCATATAGAGGAGTCTTTGCATCTTTCAATCCACGGAACGCCCCTTGCATAGCCGTGGAAAGGAGGACTGCAGGAGCACCAAGTGCCCTCAATGTTAAATATTGTTGAGCAGGGAGCAGCATAGGTGAATCCTATGTAGATTCAGTAATGTCTTATTTTTTCGTCATTCCAAAACAACAAAATTGCACCTTCAAACAAGACGGaacattaaaaaatttggtttcaATATATACAAGTACTTACAGaactgatccccatcaagtgcAACAATGGTTTTGCACCAGATATGAGGAATATAGCTTGGATGAAGCCGAGGATAGCACCGATGACCAACGCAGTTGAAGCTGACGGAATATGCTTTCTTTGACTCTGAATCTGAATCTTCTCAACATCAAAGCTACTAACAGCAAGTGAGTTTGATTTATATGCACCTTCAAAAGGGCCTGATTAGAACACAATCACACAAAAACAAGATGTTAAGCCGATCAACAACACAGCAATTCCATAAAGAAgttcaaaaagaaaattgtGAAACAGAGAAATAACCAACTatcataattaaacaaaaacattaCCATCTTTAGGTATCAACTCTTTACTCTCACTGTTTACAGCTGAGCCTTTCTCTAAGGATTCAGTTTCTTGCTTATCAGAAACACTTGTAGTAGTTCCTATAGTATCTTCTTCCGCAACAAACGAGGTGGTGATACTAACAAGCGGAAAAATTGTGATTCTTGATACTAAACTGAGCAGAGCAACAGAAAGTCCAACAGCACCTAATTCTACCGGACCTGAAAGAATCACAGAAAACTAGAGGTGAGACAGTGAAACcatattttatacaaaaaaaactgtaaaaatCAGACAAGTTTATAAGTACCTATTTGGCCAACAAATGCTGTATCAACTATAGAAGCTATAGGATCAGCTACGAAACCTAATGCAGCAGGGAATGCTATTCTTGCTATTTCTCGCCCGAGTTCGTCGTTTTTAAGAACATTTCTGCTCATTTATACATCCAAACAAAGAATCAAACATACTCAAAATCTTGAaatcatcaaaaaaattgataaaggCTAAGTAGCACGAACACTTTATTCAATCTACCAGTCCCACTTCATAAACATTTCGAACACTTGATATTTCTCACACGGAACTTCATTTTTCgcatagaaaaccttaaaataatacTGTTTTTCCGTGTCCAAGTGTCTCGTATCCCGTGACCGTGCTACCTAAAGGTTTCTTACACATGAAGTTATTGAAGAAATGAAAAAGGAAGTACCTGAAATCGTAGAAGAAAATGTATGGGGGTGGTGTTTTCTTGTTTTCCGTTGATGGGCATGCATTATCTTCGTCAGGCAGCATTATTAGCAAGTAGTGGTATGGTAGTGCAGTTCTCTCAGTTTAACTCATCGTGGCGGCTGTTTTTAAACACAATCATGGGTCCCAGAATAAAGAGTTTTTCTCCTTACTCAGTTGTTCTTCTTTGACAAATTTACTTCATTAATATTTCTGTCTTCGTCTGTAAcatatttttctttgttttgcaTTGACCATAATTTACGAAGATTTGAAAGGGATATGTTATCTGTAAATTCAGAATTACGGgatatttatattagtttaagtGATGATCTAGCAGATTTCAttgggaaaataataataataataataatatttttaagacTCACTGATTAATTAAATACAGTTTTTCGACTAAGAACATGGGATCCAGTTTATATGCAAAACgcaaattaattaaatgtcTACTAGTCGAAGTTCGCCTTTTCTTTATAGCATACTATTTCCATTCCAAAAATgtagatatttttttatattagtttcaAAATTAAGATAAGCGGTCattgaatttaaataattaaattaaaatatatcctTTATTATTAGAAAAAAGGGTCATATATGCTCCTAACGTTTGAGCTAGATCACCTATACCATTATGGTTGTTCGGATAGGTGCAAACatggcattaatattttaaaacggACTCATTTATGCCCTTACGTTTGGTGCATATATGACCCTTGAAAAATCGTTAGTGACCTAAAAAAAcccttttaaaaatgttaatgaCAATGTTTGCACCTTTCCAGACCATAAGGGTATAGGTGATCCTCGGCCCACACGTTAAGAGCATATATGACATTTTTCccttattaatattaataaattgattatatccatttatttttaattgataattataatatccaataaaatattctcaaatcCAAATTAGCATGTATCTTGACTTTGTCTTGCACTGAAGGTTCATTCTTTATTAATGCAAATAGTGGTCTGGATTGGATTTCTAAATCCACGCTTCTAACTAGTTTAACTTTAAGGATTTTTTATGCTTTGCAGATCTGATGTGGATCCCCTCTCCACTCAGTATCGCATGCATATCCTCATcaggaaaaataataaaaataagagttAAAAGATAATATGCTCCAAATCACATTAAAAAGTTTGCTCAAGATATGCATATGGCAAGTTGGCAACCCAAGTTGAATAGAATTGCCTCAAAAAGAATTATCTTGTAAGGTATCACTCGTCCAATTGTGAGCACTTTCTACACCATATACCAAAAAGTTTACATATCTAATCTCTGTCGAAATTGTAGTTCTATATCATATTCCTATCGAGATCCtccacaaaagaaaaaaaaatcttcgaGAAAGAAtgagaaacaaaaataaacttcCAACTAGACAGCAAACCAGAAAGTAACAAAATCAGATTATCAGCACACTTTACCATAATCCGATAAACTTCCACCAAACTCCTCCAACTCCAAGCCAGATTAAAAGGTTGACAATAGATATGAGGAACCCGTAACCCCACCACTGGGCGAGAGGTACGTAGTTGGCACCGTAAAATACGGGTGCAGATCCAATGCCGTAGTGTGTTAGACCACCCATGAGGTTTGAAAGAAATGCCAGTACCATGGCACCAAAATATGGAGGAGTACCTAGAGCACTGGCGACAGACAAAAATGCTGTAAACATAGCACCTATGTGAGCTGCTCCGCTAGCAAAGAAGTAGTGGGAGTAGAAGTAGAGAAGAACCAAAATGCCGAAAGATAGCTGCCATGAAAGACCCAGTCCGCCAACAAACTGTGAAAAGAAGACAACATAGTTTGTCAAAACTTTTTTATTCATCTATAACTGCTTTCAAATTTTTACTGATATCGAGAAGATTAAACTCATATTGGATTGTGTGTaactttaaaattcatattttgcCTCTACAGAAACCTAATTTAAGAGAAACCATGAAGTGGAATGAGAAGCAAGTCAAAAAACACAAACCTTAACTACAGTTTGGCTAAACCAAGAGATCAGACCATATTTGTTGAGATAACCAGCCATGGCAATGAGGGCAGCAAACCATGTGAGTGTATCCCAGGCAACTGCTTCAGATAAGCACTCCTTCCAAGTCACTACGCCAGTGATAAGGAGGACTGATAATCCAAGAATAGCAGCAGTAACAGCATCTACATTAAGCATCCCTCCAAATATCCAGAGCCCCACCTGTTGTTGGAGAACAAATGAAGATAACTTTTTAGTATGCAAATGTAACGTAAACTTAATGCCAGCAAAGCGCCTAAGCCACATAAAATACAAACATTAATTCGAACAATTTCCTTAAAACTGCATCAGCATAGAAACTCTTAAAAGGTTCAactacttttaaaaatttggaacaTATTAAGGCATAAAAGCTACTCAAATCCTACTCCTATTTGTCAAGTTCAGGTTAATTAGTCTAACTCGACAAAGTCTATTGAAGCTACTACAATCCTAACTCCTATAGTCAAGTTCAGTTTGGTTAGTCTAACTCGAAAAAGTCTATCCAGGCAACTACAATCCTAACTCCTATTGTCAAGTTCAGTTTGGTTAAGTCTAACTCGACTACATCTATTCAAGCTACTCCATTTCCAACCAACGTTTTTTCAAAATTGTTGCTAATTGCAAACAGGCAGGTTAACACTAGTTTAGATATTCTCTAGCCCCATCCAAACTGACTATTCAAATATTACTAAAAGGCAAGTGGCACATATGAAAAAAGGCTGGAAAATGCATTGCAACTTGTTACTGCTGAGAACAGAGTTTTCTTAGATCATTGCTAATAAGTTTTTTAGGAATACATACATTACACTATTACAGGACCAGTTCAATAATATTGTAAAAAATTCCATCATGATCCCACCATGAGGACATCAATAGGAACTTCCTAAACTGTAGAAGAAAATTTATTCTAGACAATTCTGTTAAAGTATGTTAGATGACTTGAAATATTCAGCTGCCAAATTCTTAAGCTAATAAATTAAGATCTAGATTGCATTTAATCCTCCTGTAGAGTCTTGAAACTACCACAGAACAGAGCTTTATAAGTTGAATATCAGAATGTTTTCTTTGtgacaaattgaaaaaacaGAGTATCTTGGACACTTGAGAAAAATAACCCCTAGATAGCTATGGGCAAGAACACTATACTACTATATGAACTTCAAACAATCTTAAGTAAGAATCTGGTAAAAAGAATATCATACAACGAATATTCAGTCAAAATGCAGAACATTTACGAATGACAAACTACACAGCTACTCTACTAACATTACCAAGAAATAATACACAAAACTTAacactaaaatttaatataagaaaaaagaaagataaattATACCGTGACAAGCAGAGTTCCAGCCATAATAATCTCATTCGTAGTCATCGGTCCCATCTTCTCCAACTTCTCCTTAGCCAACCGAGGCGCATCAGGGCTACTCTTAACAGTAGGCGGATAAACAATATACAAAACTAAGGGAACAACAATTAACGACACTAATCCCGGCACAATAGCAGCCTTAGCCCAATCAGTCCATCCAATAGTTTGATTAATCGTGGTTAGAGTCAAATTAGCACTCAAAGGATTAGCAGCCATGGCAGTTAAAAACATAGCAGAGGAAATACAACTTGTTTGGAAACAGGTTAACATTAACCACGAACCAAGCTTATTTTCAGTACCGTCACCTACATTACTACCGCAAGCAACACACAAAGATTTGACCAACGGTAAAAAAATTCCTCCGGCTCGAGCTGAAACCGAAGGAATCGCCGGTGCTAACAAAGCTTCACTAAACACAAGACTATAACCTAAACCTAACGATGAAGATCCGAACAGTTTAACAAATTGATAAGCGATTCTATTTCCTAGTCCTGTCTTGATAAATCCACGCGCGAAAAAGAACGCGAGTGCAATTAACCACGGGATTGGATCGCCGAAGGCGGAAAACGCGGCGGAGAATGTTAGCGTTTTAGTAAGTACGGAAGCGCCTAATCCTAGTAAAGCAACAGCGCCGAGCGGCAACGGTTGTGTGATTATGCCGACGACTGTAGCGAGAAAAATCGCGAGTAGTTGCCAGGCAGGCTTCGTAACGCCTGACGGAACTGGGATAAACCAGAGAATGACACCTGTCGCTATTGACGCTAGTAGAGGTTTGATAGACGCGCCTTGCCATGGGACTGATACAGGTGCTGGAGGAGTCGGAGATGCAGCCGGTGCTGAAGTGGATGATTTCACAGTTAAAATCGATCGTCTCTGTTTGGTAAAGAGTGTGGAGTTCGGTTTAGTGAGTTTCGGGAGGAAACTGGAAGAGACGGCGGAGGAGAGATTAGTGAGGCGATTTGGAGCGGATCTGAGGTGAGAGAGTGGTCGTGATCTGATCGACGGGAGAGAATTGAACGCCGGCGAGCAAGAGACCGATGAGGTTAAAGCTAGGGACGCCATTTTTTGAAATGGCGTTCAGTTTTTTGCAGAGGAGAGTACAGAGACGGAAGGGaaaagagagtgaaaatggGGAGAAAATTGTGTGGGGTATGGAGAGGGAGAGTTGTGAAGCGTTGGATGAAGATCGGAGGGTGGAGATGGAGATGGGAATATACGgctagttttaattttatgttgatgaGAGCAACATCGTTAGTGCCGCCAGAGATGAGGTGGAAATGTCCGTCTGAGATCTTCTGATACACCGGCCCACTTGGCCccattcttttttaatttggacttTGGAGGAATGTTGCTAAACTGCACCAAGACAAACAAATAGCTGCAATCACCAATCTACGTGGCGATCCGTAATTGGATTGCATCTCTAAGCTTTTGGTGACGTGGACTAGCAGGTCTATTTTAAGTATTCTTCTTGCTAGAAAATATACCACTTACACTCTGAAAAAACTAATAACAAACAATCTTTGAGTATTCATATTAGTTTTGTatagattttaatattttatgactttttaaaaattattacatttaAGAAAGACACAAAAAAAGTTTATTATTATAgatgaaagaaaataattatcgttGAATGGTAAAATTATACTCATTAGACCATTACATCTTATTAATTTGATTCCATTAGTCTTACACATgacattttcatataatttttattttatttagtgaatttttatttattaattattgacGACATGTGTCTCACAAAAAATATCAActtgtattttaatttagtactccctccgtcccgtaaagatagaaaaagttgcatt is part of the Mercurialis annua linkage group LG3, ddMerAnnu1.2, whole genome shotgun sequence genome and encodes:
- the LOC126673468 gene encoding dicarboxylate transporter 1, chloroplastic; this encodes MASLALTSSVSCSPAFNSLPSIRSRPLSHLRSAPNRLTNLSSAVSSSFLPKLTKPNSTLFTKQRRSILTVKSSTSAPAASPTPPAPVSVPWQGASIKPLLASIATGVILWFIPVPSGVTKPAWQLLAIFLATVVGIITQPLPLGAVALLGLGASVLTKTLTFSAAFSAFGDPIPWLIALAFFFARGFIKTGLGNRIAYQFVKLFGSSSLGLGYSLVFSEALLAPAIPSVSARAGGIFLPLVKSLCVACGSNVGDGTENKLGSWLMLTCFQTSCISSAMFLTAMAANPLSANLTLTTINQTIGWTDWAKAAIVPGLVSLIVVPLVLYIVYPPTVKSSPDAPRLAKEKLEKMGPMTTNEIIMAGTLLVTVGLWIFGGMLNVDAVTAAILGLSVLLITGVVTWKECLSEAVAWDTLTWFAALIAMAGYLNKYGLISWFSQTVVKFVGGLGLSWQLSFGILVLLYFYSHYFFASGAAHIGAMFTAFLSVASALGTPPYFGAMVLAFLSNLMGGLTHYGIGSAPVFYGANYVPLAQWWGYGFLISIVNLLIWLGVGGVWWKFIGLW
- the LOC126671331 gene encoding protein DETOXIFICATION 42; amino-acid sequence: MLPDEDNACPSTENKKTPPPYIFFYDFRNVLKNDELGREIARIAFPAALGFVADPIASIVDTAFVGQIGPVELGAVGLSVALLSLVSRITIFPLVSITTSFVAEEDTIGTTTSVSDKQETESLEKGSAVNSESKELIPKDGPFEGAYKSNSLAVSSFDVEKIQIQSQRKHIPSASTALVIGAILGFIQAIFLISGAKPLLHLMGISSDSPMLLPAQQYLTLRALGAPAVLLSTAMQGAFRGLKDAKTPLYAIVIGDVTNLILDPIFMFVFGLGVRGAAIAHVISQYLITAILFWRLVQQVDLLPPSIKHLTFSRFLKNGSLLLIRVLAVTFFLTLSASLASRLESAPMAAFEVCLQVWLATSLLADGYCVAGQALLAGAFAKRDYAEVTAIASRVLQLGLLLGLMLAAVIGVGLGFGGRLFTNDVDVLHMMIAAIPFVAGTLPINAVAYVFDGVFFGSSDYAYAAYSMVMVSIGSTLCLIFLSSSYKFIGLWIALAIFMSLRASVGFLRLGTGSGPWNYLKS